The following coding sequences lie in one Haematobia irritans isolate KBUSLIRL chromosome 3, ASM5000362v1, whole genome shotgun sequence genomic window:
- the LOC142231975 gene encoding uncharacterized protein LOC142231975 — MFGTSVKYLLTIAAVLILTATAQPTQLIRKPIALTNLAGRSLFDQYTLGQDIDGAKIIYTSQNQDSFDTIQSQITSSYVFPAADSNNDSIITKITLYVEASDDATTQAYVIDGGIGETAITLEIVANNSDFLRYMVIIYGK, encoded by the exons ATGTTCGGAACTTCAGTTAAATATTTACTCACAATAGCTGCAGTACTCATCCTAACTGCCACAGCTCAACCAACTCAATTAATTAGGAAACCAATAGCACTAACAAACTTGGCTGGTCGTAGTCTTTTTGATCAATACACATTGGGACAAGACattgatg GTGCCAAAATCATTTATACTTCTCAAAATCAAGACTCCTTTGATACAATTCAATCGCAAATAACCTCCAGTTATGTGTTCCCTGCAGCAGATAGTAATAATGATTCGATTATCACCAAAATAACTTTATATGTTGAGGCTTCAGATGATGCCACCACCCAGGCTTATGTTATTGACGGAGGTATTGGTGAAACTGCTATAACTTTGGAAATCGTGGCTAACAACTCTGACTTCCTACGTTATATGGTTataatttatggaaaataa